The Hyalangium gracile genome includes a window with the following:
- a CDS encoding FHA domain-containing protein encodes MPELVFFRRGEEVLRVALERQRLVLGRAQECDIVIPDPHVSRQHLALLLDGTRCLL; translated from the coding sequence ATGCCGGAGCTGGTGTTCTTTCGCAGGGGCGAGGAGGTGCTCCGGGTCGCCCTGGAGCGCCAGCGCCTGGTGCTGGGCCGCGCCCAGGAGTGCGACATCGTCATCCCGGATCCCCACGTGAGCCGCCAGCACCTGGCGCTGCTGCTGGACGGCACGCGCTGCCTGCT